Proteins co-encoded in one Neodiprion lecontei isolate iyNeoLeco1 chromosome 3, iyNeoLeco1.1, whole genome shotgun sequence genomic window:
- the LOC107227127 gene encoding glucose-6-phosphate isomerase, whose amino-acid sequence MEPKLNLREEPTWLQLQQLYDSQGSKINIYELFKADPSRFEKYSLQIQTPEDGPILLDYSKNRINDEVLSLLFQLARARKVEAARNAMFSGQKINFTENRAVLHIALRNRLNTPIVVDGKDVMPDVNGVLSHMKEFTEQVITKKWTGFTGKPIEDVVNIGIGGSDLGPLMVTEALKPYHIGPRVHFVSNIDGTHIAETLKKINPETSLFIIASKTFTTQETITNATSAKLWILEHLKSEAAVASHFVALSTNTQKVKEFGIDEKNMFGFWDWVGGRYSLWSAIGLSISLAIGFENFEKLLSGAHFMDQHFCSAPLEKNAPVILALLGVWYHNFYGAETHALLPYDQYLHRFATYFQQGDMESNGKYVTRSGKTVDYTTGPIVWGEPGTNGQHAFYQLIHQGTRLVPADFIAPAISHNKVQGTTHHKLLLANFLAQTEALMKGKTESEAKEELQKAGLSPGELSAILPHKVFQGNRPTNSIVVKGVTPFTLGALIAMYEHKVFVQGVIWDINSYDQWGVELGKQLAKAIEPELKNNNTITSHDSSTNGLIAFIKAHSF is encoded by the exons ATGGAACCCAAACTAAATTTGAGGGAAGAACCCACGTGGTTACAATTACAGCAGTTGTACGATAGCCAGGGGAGCAAAATCAATATATACGAATTATTCAAAGCTGATCCTagtcgatttgaaaaatacag CCTTCAAATCCAAACACCAGAGGATGGACCAATTTTACTTGACTATTCCAAAAATCGTATTAATGATGAAGTTCTTTCTCTACTCTTTCAACTG GCACGTGCCCGTAAAGTAGAAGCAGCAAGAAATGCCATGTTTTCCGGACAAAAGATCAACTTTACTGAAAATCGAGCAGTTTTGCATATTGCCCTACGAAATAGATTGAATACTCCAATTGTTGTTGATGGCAAAGATGTAATGCCTGATGTGAACGGGGTTTTAAGTCACATGAAGGAGTTTACTGAAcag gtcattacaaaaaaatggacTGGATTTACAGGAAAACCCATTGAGGACGTTGTAAACATTGGAATTGGAGGTTCAGACCTG GGTCCCTTGATGGTGACAGAAGCTTTGAAGCCATATCATATTGGCCCCAGAGTTCACTTCGTGAGCAATATAGATGGAACTCACATTGCagaaactttgaagaaaattaatccTGAGACCAGTTTATTCATAATTGCCTCAAAAACCTTTACGACACAAGAAACCATAACCAATGCGACATCGGCTAAACTTTGGATTTTGGAACATTTAAAGAGT GAAGCAGCCGTGGCTTCACACTTTGTAGCTCTGTCCACAAATACACAAAAGGTTAAAGAGTTCGGCATTGACGAAAAGAATATGTTTGGATTCTGGGACTGGGTCGGAGGTCGCTATTCACTATGGTCTGCTATTGGTCTTTCCATATCACTAGCTATAGGctttgaaaactttgaaaagcTTTTGAGTGGCGCTCACTTCATGGATCAACACTTTTGCTCAGCTccattagaaaaaaat GCACCAGTAATTCTTGCTTTACTCGGTGTTTGGTATCACAACTTCTATGGGGCAGAAACTCATGCGTTACTACCATATGATCAGTATCTGCATAGATTTGCTACATACTTCCAACAAGGTGACATGGAAAGTAATGGAAAGTATGTCACTCGATCTGGTAAAACAGTAGATTATACTacag GTCCGATTGTATGGGGAGAACCTGGAACAAATGGACAGCACGCATTTTATCAACTAATTCATCAGGGCACACGTCTCGTGCCAGCAGATTTTATAGCTCCTGCTATCTCACATAACAAG GTCCAAGGAACCACACATCACAAACTTTTGCTAGCTAACTTTTTAGCTCAAACTGAAGCGTTAATGAAGGGCAAGACCGAGTCTGAGGCTAAAGAAGAACTGCAAAAGGCTGGTTTGAGTCCAGGGGAATTGAGTGCTATACTACCGCACAAAGTCTTCCAAGGAAACCGACCTACAAACAGCATTGTGGTTAAGGGAGTTACTCCCTTTACTTTGGGAGCACTCATTG CAATGTACGAACATAAAGTCTTCGTACAAGGAGTCATTTGGGACATTAATTCATACGATCAGTGGGG TGTGGAATTGGGAAAGCAGTTGGCTAAAGCTATAGAGCCTGAGCTTAAAAACAACAACACGATTACCAGCCATGATTCTTCGACAAATGGGTTGATTGCGTTTATTAAAGCTCACAGCTTTTAA